In Rariglobus hedericola, the following proteins share a genomic window:
- a CDS encoding S8 family peptidase has product MSRSRNPSFVPLAGGLLLILVVLFFLTHRSIEPMPAPIETTVSDADSTTTLTAPDAPAANDENLARAANVAALSEKLSTRLNHPSVRAHEAVLIFKNADGYGRFLTRAAQSGVIVAGRIDALNILRVRIRAYDTFAAELLARAADYGGVSANLFVQMPPVPEERVASRQIAVGNNLLATLGIPAGTDTSAWGRGVTIAVLDGGALPDPTLGARLRYLDIGLGYAGTGKTGLHGTAVASLAAGSGLDAPGVAPAASILSIRIFDTDDKSDIFTVTQGIVTAVDAGAQIINLSLGGYSTSEAINRAISYAQAKGVVIVAAAGNDGAGRLHWPAADPRVISVGSTDATGRQASFSNSGAQLHLTAPGIGIQAASLNNERTLFSGTSASAPIVSGALAALMSQSPGLTAVQAVEILQTHADDGGAAGTDANYGYGTLNLGWALARNDRSRVDVAVSSHHYNPETASLEVVVQNRSQHEVRAGTLSVTLNKQTPVAYVLGNLGAGQSTTLSLPIDAATAAAPISMTTLLGTPDDMIDAVPANNIRASLLDLSGR; this is encoded by the coding sequence ATGAGCCGCTCCCGAAATCCTTCCTTCGTCCCCCTTGCAGGCGGCCTGCTGCTCATTCTGGTCGTGTTGTTTTTTCTCACGCATCGCTCCATCGAGCCCATGCCCGCGCCCATCGAGACGACCGTGAGCGACGCCGACTCCACCACCACGCTCACGGCACCCGACGCTCCCGCCGCGAATGACGAAAACCTCGCCCGGGCCGCGAACGTCGCCGCACTTTCGGAAAAACTTTCCACCCGCCTTAACCATCCGTCCGTGCGCGCGCATGAGGCCGTGCTCATCTTTAAGAACGCCGACGGCTACGGCCGCTTTCTCACCCGCGCCGCACAATCCGGCGTGATCGTCGCCGGCCGCATCGATGCGCTCAACATCCTGCGGGTGCGCATTCGCGCTTATGATACCTTTGCCGCGGAACTCCTCGCCCGCGCCGCCGATTACGGCGGAGTCAGTGCCAACCTATTCGTCCAGATGCCACCGGTGCCCGAGGAGCGCGTCGCCAGCCGCCAGATCGCCGTGGGCAACAATCTCCTCGCCACCTTGGGCATCCCCGCCGGCACCGACACGTCGGCGTGGGGCCGCGGCGTCACCATCGCGGTTTTGGATGGCGGCGCGTTGCCCGATCCCACGCTCGGCGCACGCCTGCGCTACCTCGACATCGGCCTGGGCTACGCGGGCACCGGCAAGACCGGTCTTCACGGCACCGCCGTCGCTTCGCTCGCCGCCGGCTCAGGTCTGGACGCGCCCGGAGTCGCCCCCGCCGCTTCGATATTGAGTATCCGAATATTTGATACTGATGACAAGAGCGACATCTTCACCGTCACGCAGGGCATCGTCACCGCGGTCGATGCCGGCGCGCAGATCATCAACCTCAGCCTCGGCGGCTACTCCACGTCCGAGGCGATCAATCGCGCGATCTCCTACGCGCAGGCCAAGGGCGTGGTGATCGTGGCCGCCGCCGGCAACGACGGCGCGGGCCGCCTCCACTGGCCCGCCGCCGATCCGCGCGTCATCTCCGTCGGCTCGACCGATGCCACCGGCCGCCAGGCCTCGTTCTCCAACTCCGGCGCGCAACTTCACCTCACCGCGCCCGGCATCGGCATCCAGGCCGCCAGCCTCAATAACGAGCGCACCCTCTTTAGCGGCACCTCGGCGAGCGCGCCCATCGTCTCCGGTGCACTGGCCGCCCTCATGTCGCAGTCGCCCGGGCTTACCGCCGTGCAGGCCGTCGAAATCTTGCAAACCCACGCCGACGACGGCGGCGCCGCCGGCACCGATGCCAACTACGGTTACGGCACGCTCAACCTCGGCTGGGCCCTCGCACGCAATGATCGGTCCCGCGTCGATGTCGCCGTATCCAGCCATCACTACAATCCCGAGACCGCCTCGCTCGAAGTCGTTGTCCAAAACCGCAGTCAGCATGAGGTGCGCGCCGGCACTTTGAGCGTCACCCTCAATAAGCAGACGCCCGTCGCTTATGTGCTCGGCAACCTGGGCGCGGGTCAAAGCACGACTTTGTCGCTCCCCATCGACGCCGCCACCGCCGCCGCGCCGATCAGCATGACGACATTACTCGGCACGCCCGACGACATGATCGACGCCGTTCCCGCCAATAATATTCGCGCCAGCCTGCTTGATCTCAGCGGACGTTAA
- the budA gene encoding acetolactate decarboxylase yields MKKLFMCMAVVALNLPAFTHAAAPGTVTQWSTIDALLKGHFQGSVTLAEVKRHGDFGLGTFEALDGELILLDGKMYRIDGYGKVSEPADTVKTPFVAVAEFKADIKLEVPAGLTLAEVQARVDAVLPSKNVFYAVRVMGKFDEVRTRSVSGQKEPYPTLAEAVKTQSLFTIAKTEGTLVGLWCPTYAKTLNVPGYHFHYLSADRTAGGHVLGLVTGKDVTVQVAVLRQLAVKLPELATFDALDLTGDNSKVLHAVESERK; encoded by the coding sequence ATGAAGAAGCTTTTCATGTGCATGGCGGTGGTGGCGTTGAATCTGCCGGCTTTCACGCATGCGGCGGCGCCGGGGACGGTCACGCAATGGTCGACCATCGATGCGTTGCTCAAGGGGCATTTTCAAGGCTCGGTGACGCTGGCCGAAGTGAAGCGGCACGGTGACTTCGGGCTGGGGACGTTTGAGGCGCTCGACGGCGAACTGATTTTGCTGGATGGGAAAATGTATCGTATCGACGGATACGGAAAAGTGAGCGAGCCGGCGGACACGGTGAAAACGCCCTTTGTGGCGGTCGCGGAGTTCAAGGCTGACATCAAGCTGGAGGTGCCGGCAGGGCTCACCCTTGCCGAAGTCCAGGCTCGGGTGGATGCGGTCCTGCCCTCGAAGAACGTGTTTTATGCGGTGCGCGTGATGGGGAAGTTTGACGAAGTGCGCACACGCAGTGTGTCCGGGCAGAAAGAACCGTATCCAACCCTCGCTGAAGCCGTGAAAACGCAGTCCTTGTTCACGATTGCGAAGACGGAAGGGACACTCGTCGGCCTTTGGTGTCCGACGTATGCGAAGACCCTGAATGTGCCCGGCTACCACTTCCACTATCTATCGGCCGACCGCACCGCCGGCGGCCACGTGCTCGGGCTGGTGACGGGTAAAGACGTGACGGTGCAAGTGGCGGTGTTGCGGCAGTTGGCCGTGAAGCTGCCTGAGCTGGCGACGTTTGATGCGCTGGATTTGACCGGCGACAACTCGAAGGTGCTGCACGCGGTAGAGTCGGAGCGGAAGTGA
- the ung gene encoding uracil-DNA glycosylase, with amino-acid sequence MSHSPLSLPSAWHSVFEHGYTREQFAALSAAVSEAYATSDVFPSRENLFRALELVRPADVKVVILGQDPYPSPGNAHGLSFSVPPSVKLPASLKAIYASLARSFPDWKAPANGHLEPWAHQGVLLLNTILTVRSGEPMSHAKLGWQAFTQALLRTIQAESPFVVFMLWGGKAEVSARPHIDTSRHMILADQHPSPLAQNRLPPEQKFAANGHFAKANELLVSRNRPPIDWSL; translated from the coding sequence ATGTCCCATTCTCCGCTAAGCCTCCCCTCTGCCTGGCACTCCGTCTTTGAACACGGCTACACGCGCGAACAATTCGCAGCCCTCTCCGCCGCCGTCTCCGAAGCCTACGCGACGTCCGATGTCTTTCCCTCCCGCGAAAATCTGTTCCGCGCGCTCGAACTCGTCCGGCCGGCGGATGTGAAGGTCGTCATCCTCGGACAAGATCCCTACCCCTCGCCCGGCAACGCCCACGGGCTTTCGTTCTCGGTGCCGCCGTCCGTCAAACTCCCCGCGTCGCTCAAGGCCATCTACGCTTCGCTTGCCCGCAGTTTTCCCGACTGGAAAGCGCCGGCCAACGGTCATCTCGAACCGTGGGCCCATCAAGGCGTGCTGTTGCTCAACACCATTCTCACCGTCCGCTCCGGCGAACCCATGAGCCACGCCAAACTCGGCTGGCAGGCGTTCACCCAAGCCCTCCTGCGCACCATTCAAGCCGAGTCACCGTTCGTCGTCTTCATGCTCTGGGGTGGCAAAGCCGAGGTCTCGGCCCGTCCGCACATCGACACGTCGCGCCACATGATCCTGGCCGACCAACACCCGTCGCCCCTCGCGCAAAACCGGCTGCCTCCCGAGCAAAAGTTCGCCGCCAACGGCCACTTCGCCAAGGCCAACGAACTCCTCGTCTCCCGCAACCGCCCGCCCATCGACTGGTCGCTTTGA
- a CDS encoding NAD(P)/FAD-dependent oxidoreductase, giving the protein MDLTSGCPFWPIKNGLIANYPPLEADVSCEVVVIGGGITGALVAYHLAEAGVDVVVLDKRDMGTGSTSGSTGLLQYEIDTPLHKLIGMVGEDHAVRSYLLCRDSLKKIKRLTKRIGDSCGFEKKESLYLASTPRDVAGLRKEFEAREKHGLDVAWWDWEKIAAESSLNHEAAIWSKDAAQIDVYRFTQFLLLAAQKKGARLYDRTRVTSRVMKPRGVELLTERGARVRAKKQVMATGYEAQEYLPEKVTEMASTYALVSEPLSEMKGWPGGRLIWETARPYFYLRTTVDGRAIIGGYDEPFRNPKARDALLPAKTAALVRRFRQLFPKITSFESAYAWTGTFGGTKDGLPYIGGHAARPHTYFALGYGGNGITYSVIAAEIIRDLYLGKENRDAEIFRFGR; this is encoded by the coding sequence ATGGATCTCACTTCCGGTTGCCCGTTTTGGCCGATTAAGAATGGGCTGATTGCGAATTATCCTCCGCTGGAGGCTGACGTTTCGTGCGAGGTGGTGGTGATCGGTGGCGGGATCACGGGGGCGTTGGTGGCGTATCATCTCGCGGAGGCGGGCGTCGATGTCGTCGTTCTGGACAAGCGTGACATGGGAACCGGCAGCACTTCGGGGAGCACTGGGTTGCTGCAATATGAGATCGATACCCCGCTGCATAAACTCATCGGCATGGTGGGCGAGGATCACGCCGTGCGGAGTTATCTGCTATGCCGCGATTCACTCAAAAAAATCAAACGCCTGACGAAGCGGATCGGTGATTCGTGCGGGTTTGAAAAAAAGGAGAGCCTTTATCTGGCGAGCACGCCACGTGATGTGGCAGGGCTGCGAAAGGAATTCGAGGCGCGGGAAAAACACGGGCTCGATGTGGCGTGGTGGGATTGGGAAAAAATCGCGGCGGAGAGCAGCTTAAACCACGAGGCGGCGATCTGGTCGAAGGATGCGGCGCAGATCGATGTGTATCGTTTCACACAGTTTCTCCTGCTGGCTGCGCAGAAAAAAGGGGCGCGGCTCTATGATCGCACACGGGTGACAAGTCGGGTGATGAAACCGCGTGGCGTGGAGTTGCTGACGGAACGCGGTGCGCGCGTGCGGGCAAAGAAGCAGGTGATGGCGACGGGTTACGAGGCGCAGGAATATCTGCCTGAAAAAGTCACCGAGATGGCGAGCACGTATGCGTTGGTGAGCGAGCCGTTGAGCGAGATGAAGGGCTGGCCGGGCGGCCGGTTGATCTGGGAGACGGCGCGCCCGTATTTTTATCTGCGCACGACGGTGGATGGCCGGGCGATCATCGGCGGTTATGACGAGCCGTTTCGAAATCCCAAGGCGCGGGATGCGTTGTTGCCGGCGAAGACGGCGGCGTTGGTGCGGAGGTTCCGTCAGCTGTTTCCCAAGATCACGTCATTCGAGAGTGCCTATGCGTGGACGGGGACGTTTGGCGGAACGAAGGACGGGTTGCCGTATATCGGCGGGCATGCGGCGCGTCCGCATACATATTTTGCGCTTGGATACGGAGGAAACGGAATCACCTACAGCGTGATCGCGGCGGAGATCATCCGGGATCTGTATTTGGGGAAAGAGAACCGCGATGCGGAGATTTTTCGTTTTGGTCGGTGA
- a CDS encoding ferritin-like domain-containing protein, which translates to MNSNIKSTIKTLNDLIEVVKDGQQGFKTSAEDVKVPELARVFDRYAKQRAEFAAELQARVVGLGADVETSGSLSGSIHRGWINLKSALSSNEPHSVLEEAERGEDSAVAAYRKALEATHLDLPTQELISRQYADVKAAHDHVKQLRDGSTYRKAS; encoded by the coding sequence ATGAACTCCAATATCAAGAGCACCATCAAGACCCTCAACGACCTCATTGAAGTCGTCAAAGACGGCCAGCAAGGCTTCAAGACATCCGCTGAAGATGTGAAGGTTCCCGAGCTCGCCCGCGTGTTCGATCGCTACGCCAAGCAGCGCGCCGAATTCGCCGCCGAGCTTCAAGCCCGCGTGGTCGGTCTCGGCGCCGATGTCGAAACATCTGGCAGCCTCAGCGGCAGCATCCACCGCGGCTGGATCAACCTGAAATCCGCCCTCTCCTCCAACGAGCCGCACTCCGTCCTCGAAGAAGCCGAGCGTGGCGAAGATTCCGCCGTGGCCGCTTACCGCAAGGCCCTTGAGGCCACCCACCTCGATCTTCCCACCCAGGAATTGATCAGCCGCCAATACGCCGACGTGAAGGCCGCCCACGACCACGTCAAACAGCTGCGCGACGGCTCGACCTACCGCAAAGCTTCGTAA